A section of the Chitinivibrionales bacterium genome encodes:
- the aroD gene encoding type I 3-dehydroquinate dehydratase, with amino-acid sequence MKPVSIGSVALGEIPRVVAIVDEFFDMRRIGELKKTGVDILEIRVDKLGADIPALCVFIDKIKKTFAFPCIGTVRETAENKDKRIDIFTAITPFVDAVDIEGDTPINRQVIALAAGKTVIVSEHDFEKTPDAAHLEALAARAESLGADIVKIAAMAKSRHDVARLMAFTAAANRNMVAIAMGEFGAISRVLAPVFGSLFTYGYVTRSVAPGQLPVARLVDELRLFYPAFKAKGGTP; translated from the coding sequence ATGAAACCCGTTTCAATAGGCAGCGTCGCCCTCGGCGAAATCCCGCGCGTGGTCGCCATCGTCGACGAGTTTTTCGACATGCGGCGCATCGGCGAGCTTAAAAAAACAGGCGTTGATATTCTTGAAATACGGGTTGACAAGCTCGGCGCCGACATCCCGGCGCTGTGCGTTTTCATTGACAAGATAAAAAAGACTTTCGCGTTCCCGTGCATCGGCACGGTGCGCGAGACCGCCGAAAACAAGGACAAACGGATTGACATCTTCACGGCGATCACGCCCTTTGTCGACGCCGTCGACATCGAGGGCGACACGCCGATAAACCGGCAGGTGATCGCCCTTGCGGCGGGGAAAACGGTCATCGTGTCGGAGCACGATTTTGAGAAAACGCCCGACGCGGCGCACCTCGAGGCGCTCGCGGCAAGGGCTGAGTCGCTCGGCGCGGACATCGTCAAAATCGCGGCCATGGCCAAAAGCCGGCACGACGTGGCGCGCCTCATGGCGTTCACGGCGGCCGCAAACAGGAACATGGTCGCCATCGCCATGGGGGAATTCGGCGCCATCTCCCGCGTTCTGGCGCCGGTGTTCGGCTCGCTCTTTACTTACGGGTATGTGACCAGGTCCGTTGCGCCGGGCCAGCTGCCGGTGGCACGGCTCGTGGATGAACTGCGTCTTTTCTACCCGGCATTCAAGGCGAAAGGCGGAACGCCATGA